A window of the Scleropages formosus chromosome 21, fSclFor1.1, whole genome shotgun sequence genome harbors these coding sequences:
- the LOC108920740 gene encoding RING finger protein 145: MRGPLRTMARLEDVANVALRVPSILVLDLLYKCDVESFTEQLRARNDDMLFKYKYVVWNVYYLGHLASVVVLALPLRHIVRLYLYVLTALLLYVGHQISRDYVRGEVHSGYEGAIYLDSMAFNRFVSALTSQIILSTLCAFLMKSRQVWLFSAHLLPLFARLCAVSHGTLLMVSSFATVLTGVEVAVFLLSNLFVPYQLARAAYREVQQLEALELYRLLALGISLWNQLAVPTLFSVFWVVLFLVQLYSYATASNNFVSHQGVLFLFLTSVSECCATPYSLLGLTFVVSYLALGLLNLCKFYLGGFAAVQNENVMHRGVTEGVTLLLLALQTGLLDMQVLQRTFLLSIILFIVVTSTLQSMIEITDPVILALGASRSRCLWKHCRGLSMCLFLLAFPGFMAYKICQFFHMDFWLLILVSSCMLTSLQVTGTLLIYSLFMVELVRQDPIESLDEVIYCVNAVSRVLEFLVALCVVAYGTWESLFGEWSWMGASVIIIHSYFNVWLRAQSGWRSFLLRREAAKKINSLPRASDEQLRRHSDVCAICFQEMSSAVVTHCGHFFHGNCLRKWLYVQESCPMCHQPVKPSVSPQGGGPEPAGTGRRPVGEQSSRAPSVESVEEGAHEQSPPDSEGQPTQEEDREEDASAAQDGGLLGCLSSGCCVGTGGDWLGSASPHSEADHTVDLKSEGWERRSTLSPQPASDFLHDAHPEKGYGCTVGKMAPQRTSLCSNNGSVRQGGVVDHTDRSDCDQESQALTCRHDLVEDPFTFSKEEGAALGQAELRPHRQLEQNSLDHEHIGEHYQTDWCGQQQPYYAVHEEDLEALVLSAGSAGGEVAVSEGRPAS; encoded by the exons atgcgTGGACCCCTGCGGACCATGGCTCGCCTGGAGGATGTGGCAAATGTGGCGCTGCGGGTGCCCAGCATACTGGTGCTGGACCTGCTCTACAAGTGTGATGTGGAGAGCTTCACGGAGCAGCTCAGGGCCAGAAACGacgacatgctgttcaaatACAAATATGTCGTCTGGAACGTGTATTATCTCG GTCACCTGGCCAGCGTGGTTGTGCTTGCGCTGCCCCTGAGACACATAGTGCGACTCTACCTGTACGTTCTTACGGCCCTGCTGCTCTATGTGGGACACCAGATCTCCAG AGATTACGTGCGCGGAGAGGTGCATTCTGGATACGAGGGAGCTATTTATCTGGATTCTATGGCTTTCAACCGTTTTGTCAGTGCTCTAACAA GTCAGATCATCCTCAGCACGCTGTGTGCCTTCCTGATGAAGAGCCGACAGGTATGGCTCTTCTCAGCTCACCTGCTGCCGCTCTTTGCCCGCCTGTGTGCCGTGTCTCACGGCACGCTGCTCATGGTCAGCTCCTTTGCCACGGTTCTCACGGGCGTTGAGGTGGCCGTGTTTCTGCTCTCCAACCTGTTTGTGCCCTATCAGCTGGCACGGGCCGCCTACCGGGAGGTCCAGCAGCTGGAG GCCCTTGAGCTGTACAGGCTGCTTGCGCTGGGAATCTCTCTGTGGAACCAGCTTGCAGTCCCCACGCTCTTCAGTGTCTTCTGGGTTGTGCTCTTCCTGGTGCAGCTCTACTCCTATGCAACTGCCAGCAATAACTTTGTCAGCCACCAGGgagtgctgtttttatttctcaccAG TGTGTCTGAGTGCTGCGCCACTCCCTACTCCCTGCTGGGCCTGACATTTGTGGTTTCCTACCTGGCTCTGGGCCTGCTCAACCTCTGCAAGTTCTACCTGGGGGGGTTCGCTGCTGTGCAGAACGAGAATGTCATGCATAG AGGTGTGACAGAGGGGGTCACGCTACTGCTCCTGGCTCTTCAGACTGGCCTCCTGGACATGCAGGTTTTGCAGCGCACCTTCCTCCTCAGCATCATCCTCTTCATTGTGGTCACCTCCACTCTGCAGTCTATGATTGAGATCACTGACCCAGTCATCTTGGCTCTGGGAGCATCCCGCAGTAG GTGCCTGTGGAAACACTGTCGAGGCCTCAGCATGTGCCTCTTTCTGCTGGCCTTTCCCGGCTTCATGGCCTACAAAATCTGCCAGTTCTTCCACATGGACTTCTGGCTGCTCATCCTTGTGTCCAGCTGCATGCTCACGTCACTCCAG GTGACAGGCACGTTGCTCATTTACTCACTATTTATGGTGGAGCTGGTGCGACAGGACCCCATTGAGAGCCTGGACGAGGTCATCTACTGTGTGAACGCGGTGAGCCGTGTGCTGGAGTTCCTAGTGGCGCTTTGCGTCGTGGCGTACGGCACGTGGGAGTCCCTTTTCGGTGAATGGAGCTGGATGGGCGCCTCCGTGATAATCATCCACTCCTACTTCAACGTGTGGCTCCGTGCCCAGTCTGGCTGGAGGAGCTTCCTACTGCGCCGTGAGGCGGCAAAGAAGATCAACTCCCTGCCACGTGCCTCTGACGAGCAGCTGCGGCGCCACAGTGACGTCTGTGCCATCTGCTTCCAG gagATGAGCTCGGCTGTGGTGACACACTGCGGACACTTCTTCCATGGAAACTGTCTCCGCAAGTGGCTTTATGTGCAGGAGAGCTGCCCCATGTGCCACCAGCCTGTGAAGCCCAGTGTGTCCCCCCAGGGTGGTGGGCCAGAGCCAGCTGGGACGGGGAGGAGGCCTGTGGGGGAGCAAAGCAGTCGTGCCCCCAGCGTGGAATCTGTGGAAGAAGGAGCTCATGAACAGTCCCCCCCTGACTCTGAAGGTCAACCCacacaggaggaggacagggaggAAGATGCCAGCGCGGCACAAGATGGGGGTTTATTGGGGTGCCTGTCATCAGGCTGCTGTGTCGGCACTGGTGGCGACTGGCTGGGTTCCGCGAGCCCGCACTCTGAAGCAGACCACACGGTTGACTTGAAGTCAGAGGGCTGGGAAAGGAGAAGCACCTTAAGCCCCCAACCTGCCTCCGACTTCCTCCACGACGCACACCCTGAGAAAGGCTATGGATGCACTGTTGGGAAAATGGCACCGCAAAGAACATCGCTGTGTTCCAACAACGGTTCAGTGAGGCAGGGCGGTGTGGTAGACCATACTGACAGATCAGACTGTGACCAGGAGAGTCAAGCTTTGACTTGTAGGCATGACCTCGTGGAAGATCCCTTTACCTTTAGCAAGGAGGAGGGTGCAGCACTGGGCCAGGCTGAGCTCCGCCCACACAGACAGCTTGAGCAGAACTCGCTGGATCATGAGCACATTGGGGAACACTACCAAACTGACTGGTGTGGCCAGCAGCAGCCCTACTATGCTGTACATGAGGAGGACTTGGAGGCCCTGGTTCTCAGTGCTGGCAGTGCAGGAGGAGAGGTGGCCGTAAGCGAGGGCCGCCCTGCCTCGTAG